CCGCCAAGGGCATGCGTCATGGCTTGGAAGCCGTAGCAGATGCCGAATACTGGCACGCCGAGTTCGAGAATCTCAGGATCTAAAGAGGGGGCGCCATCGGCGTACACCGAGCTGGGGCCGCCTGATAGCACCAGCGCTGCTGGGTGCTTGGCGCGGATCTCCTCAGCGGACATCGTATGCGGCACGACCTCCGAGTAGAGATTGGCCTCGCGCACACGCCGCGCGATGAGCTGTGCGTACTGGGCGCCGAAATCGACGACCAGCACCGGATCATGGTGTTGTGGGGTCTGCTCAGTCACGTCTGTGAGTCTAACCCAGCACCCCGGATTGGCCGGAACTGTGTACCCGCATAATCTCACAGCACTGTTGTGCAGGATCACCCCGCGCCGATTCCTATGCCCACTCAAACAGAATTTAAACTAATTTTTGTTGAACTATGTGTGAACATTTTTGATTCCGAGAAGAAGCGATGACTATGGCCAAACCCAAAACCATTCTTGCCATCACCGCCTGCCCCACAGGCATCGCCCATACCTATATGGCCGCCGAAAACCTCAGCCAAGCCGCCGAGGAACTTGGCTATGAGCTCAAGGTGGAAACCCACGGCTCCGTGGGGGTTGAGAACCCCTTTAGCCAGGAAGATATCGACGCAGCCGACGCGATCGTGGTGGCCGCCGATAAACAAATTGATCTCTCCCGCTTCCACGGCATGCCAGCGGTAATTACCGGGGTAAGCGAGGGTATTCGCAACCCCAAGGGCTTGCTCGAACGCACCGCCACCGCCACCCCACTGGCAACCGGCGGCACCAAGGATGCTGCCGCAGCCCAGGCCGGCAGCAACGGCGCCAATGTCGTGTACAAGGCGCTGATGAATGGTGTCTCGCACATGATCCCCTTCGTGGTGGCCGGCGGTCTGCTCATCGCCATCGCCTTGTCCATTGGTGGCGAGCCCACCCAAGAAGGGCTCGTGATCCCCGAAGGTTCCTTCTGGGCCACCATCTCTGCGGTAGGCGCGCTCGCCTTCACCCTCATGGTGCCGATCCTTTCTGGCTACATCGCCATGGCGATTGCCGATCGCCCAGGGCTAGCACCAGGCATGATCACCGGCTATATCGCAATTTCCGGGGATCTCTACCACTCTGAGGCCGGTGCTGGATTCCTTGGCGGCATCATCACAGGTTTTGCCTCCGGCTACCTGGCATTGGCGCTAAAAAAGATCCCCGTGCACCGCTATGTGCAGCCGATCATGCCGATCATCATCATTCCCGTGGTCACCACCTTGTTGGTGGCACTGGCATTTATCTACATCATCGGCGCACCAGTAGCTGGGGTGTTTGAATTCCTCACCAACTGGCTCGCAGGCATGCAGGGCAGCAGCGTGATCCTGCTTGGCGCCATCCTCGGTGCCATGGCCGGTTTTGATATGGGCGGGCCTGTAAACA
This window of the Corynebacterium pseudopelargi genome carries:
- a CDS encoding fructose-specific PTS transporter subunit EIIC; translation: MTMAKPKTILAITACPTGIAHTYMAAENLSQAAEELGYELKVETHGSVGVENPFSQEDIDAADAIVVAADKQIDLSRFHGMPAVITGVSEGIRNPKGLLERTATATPLATGGTKDAAAAQAGSNGANVVYKALMNGVSHMIPFVVAGGLLIAIALSIGGEPTQEGLVIPEGSFWATISAVGALAFTLMVPILSGYIAMAIADRPGLAPGMITGYIAISGDLYHSEAGAGFLGGIITGFASGYLALALKKIPVHRYVQPIMPIIIIPVVTTLLVALAFIYIIGAPVAGVFEFLTNWLAGMQGSSVILLGAILGAMAGFDMGGPVNKTAFLFSGGLIASGNAMPMGMMAAAIATPPLGMGLATLLRRNWFSKQEAESGIAALFMGFFGITEGAIPFAAARPLQIIPANVIGGALAGGLAGVFSVQDHVMHGGPIVAVLGAVDNVAGFFIAIAVGTVVTAAVALALMSLQRRSTPKQPSTTPASPAEASKPAQEGIADLLADDAVVLDTLAASKEDIIHLLAEHAMVADKVHDVGGAVAAALVREAKFSTAVGNGIAIPHLKDDAVSSPFIAFGRVIEGLEWDAPDNQPVHMVFLLGVPASNTGNQHLKILAQLSRALMKQPVREALLEATTPQQVRAAIEQTQPAN